From Candidatus Limnocylindrales bacterium, the proteins below share one genomic window:
- a CDS encoding cytochrome c oxidase subunit II, with translation MDDKGYYGWWLPIDISVEGPRIDGMIDLLHWFMLVLFLGWGTFFVYTLWRFRAGANPRADYKGVQAHFSTWLEAGIAAFEVFLLVGLSIPLWADVKGEVPAEKDADVVMRVVAEQFAWNVHYPGEDGIFGRTDVNLVSQSNPLGIDSKDEAAKDDIATINQMHFPVGKKILVYLTSKDVIHSFMLNVMRVKQDAIPGMTIPVWFEAKQTGEFEISCAQLCGLGHYRMKGFFTVHDENGYKSWLGEQAKVGASGGGGGGGYY, from the coding sequence ATGGATGACAAGGGCTACTACGGCTGGTGGCTGCCGATCGACATCTCCGTGGAGGGCCCGCGCATCGACGGAATGATCGACCTGCTTCACTGGTTCATGCTCGTGCTGTTCCTGGGCTGGGGCACGTTCTTCGTCTACACGCTGTGGCGCTTCCGCGCGGGCGCCAACCCGCGCGCCGATTACAAGGGCGTGCAGGCGCACTTCTCGACGTGGCTGGAGGCAGGTATCGCAGCCTTCGAAGTCTTCCTGCTGGTGGGCCTGTCGATCCCGCTGTGGGCGGACGTCAAGGGCGAGGTGCCGGCCGAGAAGGATGCCGACGTGGTCATGCGCGTGGTGGCCGAGCAGTTCGCGTGGAACGTGCACTATCCGGGCGAGGACGGCATCTTCGGCCGCACCGACGTGAACCTGGTCAGCCAGTCCAACCCTCTGGGCATCGATTCGAAGGACGAGGCGGCCAAGGACGACATCGCCACGATCAATCAGATGCACTTTCCGGTGGGCAAGAAGATTCTCGTCTACCTGACATCGAAGGACGTCATCCACTCGTTCATGCTCAACGTCATGCGCGTCAAGCAGGACGCCATCCCGGGCATGACCATACCGGTGTGGTTCGAGGCCAAGCAGACCGGCGAATTCGAGATCTCGTGCGCGCAGCTTTGCGGGCTCGGCCACTACCGCATGAAGGGCTTCTTCACCGTCCACGACGAGAACGGCTACAAGAGCTGGCTCGGCGAGCAGGCCAAGGTCGGCGCTTCCGGCGGCGGTGGCGGCGGCGGGTACTACTGA
- a CDS encoding NMD3-related protein, whose amino-acid sequence MKTGSMNKLASKASKASSRIRTPRDRRGVRSDKPITIPNQGITYADPTVCDGCGAMYTRKSWRKDHPITHSMLEQVEWAKCPACRQKSQEIAYGRVVIRGEFPAGRMSAIQRRIRNVEERAAHTQPEHSIVSLDKVDGGLDVFTTSQQLAHRIVNELKKAFGGRAMYRWSDADGALYAKWNC is encoded by the coding sequence ATGAAGACCGGATCGATGAACAAGCTTGCCAGCAAGGCCTCGAAAGCTTCGAGCAGGATCCGAACCCCGCGCGACCGCAGAGGCGTTCGCTCCGACAAACCCATCACCATCCCCAATCAAGGCATCACCTACGCGGATCCGACCGTGTGCGACGGCTGCGGCGCGATGTACACGCGCAAGTCGTGGCGCAAGGATCATCCGATCACCCACTCGATGCTCGAGCAGGTCGAGTGGGCCAAATGTCCGGCGTGCCGGCAGAAGAGTCAGGAGATCGCGTACGGGCGCGTCGTCATTCGCGGCGAGTTTCCGGCCGGGCGCATGAGCGCGATCCAGCGCAGAATCCGCAACGTCGAGGAACGCGCGGCGCACACGCAGCCCGAGCACAGCATCGTTTCGCTCGATAAGGTCGACGGCGGGCTGGACGTGTTCACCACGTCGCAGCAGCTCGCGCATCGCATCGTCAACGAGCTCAAAAAGGCGTTCGGCGGGCGCGCGATGTACCGATGGTCGGATGCGGACGGTGCGCTGTACGCGAAGTGGAACTGCTGA